From one Rhodopirellula islandica genomic stretch:
- a CDS encoding Kelch repeat-containing protein: MSLVQAESPDPGLEVWKTIATEGHPTARHEAALVGFQNKLYLLGGRRINPVDVYDPKTNVWTANSETPMELHHFQGVVVEDAIYLMGAMTGPYPRETPLEKVVVYHPAEDRFDFVHSIPESRRRGGAGAVYHDGWIYLIGGITNGHVDGCRPWFDRYDPKTGVWEIMPDAPHMRDHFQAAVIGNRLYAAGGRVTSKRDNAVFSQTISKLDVYDFEIGEWLPAEQCPDLPTKRAGNSVVAIEGKLVVGGGESADQKPAHDQIEVFDPATKEWASWPSLVQGRHGTGLVRIGDSLFTASGSGNRGGGPELTTTERLVLTQ; encoded by the coding sequence TTGTCACTGGTTCAAGCCGAATCGCCTGATCCCGGGCTGGAGGTCTGGAAAACGATTGCGACGGAAGGTCACCCGACGGCGCGCCATGAAGCGGCTTTGGTAGGTTTTCAAAACAAGCTGTATTTGCTTGGTGGCCGCCGCATCAATCCGGTCGACGTCTACGACCCCAAGACCAATGTTTGGACAGCAAATTCCGAAACGCCAATGGAGTTGCATCACTTTCAAGGTGTCGTGGTGGAGGATGCGATCTACTTGATGGGAGCGATGACTGGACCGTACCCGCGGGAAACGCCCCTTGAAAAGGTCGTGGTCTATCATCCCGCGGAAGATCGTTTTGACTTCGTTCATTCGATCCCCGAGTCACGTCGTCGCGGCGGGGCCGGTGCCGTCTACCACGATGGTTGGATCTACTTGATTGGCGGCATCACGAACGGGCATGTCGATGGTTGTCGACCATGGTTTGATCGCTACGATCCCAAGACAGGCGTGTGGGAGATCATGCCCGATGCGCCCCACATGCGAGATCACTTTCAAGCGGCCGTGATTGGCAATCGGCTGTACGCGGCAGGCGGACGAGTGACGTCCAAACGCGACAACGCCGTGTTCTCACAAACGATCAGCAAATTGGATGTGTACGACTTTGAGATTGGCGAATGGTTGCCGGCAGAGCAGTGCCCTGATTTGCCAACCAAGCGGGCAGGCAACAGCGTCGTCGCAATCGAAGGCAAATTGGTCGTTGGCGGCGGTGAGAGTGCAGATCAGAAGCCGGCTCACGACCAGATCGAAGTCTTTGACCCTGCAACCAAGGAGTGGGCGTCGTGGCCATCGCTGGTCCAAGGCCGACATGGAACAGGCCTGGTTCGGATCGGCGATTCGCTATTCACCGCGTCAGGAAGCGGCAATCGAGGCGGCGGTCCTGAATTGACGACCACCGAGCGCTTGGTGCTTACGCAGTAG
- a CDS encoding HPP family protein codes for MLGSKWLGVELVQVSRQEKLISALGSGCAIYCVFYLTNQFLPSMAAVGVIASMGASAVLLYAVPHGPLSQPWPLIAGHSISACIGVTCCQWISNPAVATALAVGISIGVMYQFGCIHPPGGATAFTAVMGGEAIHELGYLYVLCPILINVGLMLTLAVLLNAPFPWRRYPAGLFSVPTEAEQTESLSSRPSHDDVLNAIRSLDSFVDVSEDDLIHLVRELGVANQGGRTPEEIMQHKVSLREKEDRSLELTEQTEVSRHRVPD; via the coding sequence ATGCTCGGAAGCAAATGGTTGGGCGTCGAACTGGTGCAGGTCAGCAGGCAAGAGAAGCTGATTTCGGCACTTGGTTCTGGCTGCGCCATCTACTGTGTGTTTTACCTGACCAATCAGTTCCTCCCATCGATGGCGGCGGTCGGCGTGATCGCTTCGATGGGAGCCAGCGCGGTGTTGCTGTACGCCGTTCCACACGGCCCGTTGTCGCAACCCTGGCCCTTGATCGCCGGGCATTCCATCTCAGCTTGCATCGGTGTGACGTGCTGCCAGTGGATCAGCAATCCGGCGGTTGCAACTGCGCTCGCCGTTGGGATTTCCATCGGGGTGATGTATCAGTTCGGCTGCATTCATCCGCCGGGCGGAGCGACGGCATTCACCGCTGTCATGGGCGGGGAGGCAATCCATGAACTTGGATACCTGTATGTTCTGTGTCCGATTCTGATCAATGTCGGCTTGATGCTAACACTCGCCGTCCTCCTTAATGCGCCTTTCCCATGGCGACGCTATCCCGCCGGTTTGTTTTCTGTTCCGACCGAGGCGGAGCAGACCGAGAGTCTTTCGAGTCGGCCGTCCCACGACGACGTTTTGAATGCCATCCGTTCACTGGATTCCTTTGTGGATGTCAGTGAGGACGACTTGATTCATTTGGTCCGTGAGCTTGGGGTTGCAAACCAAGGGGGACGGACCCCGGAGGAAATCATGCAGCACAAGGTTTCCCTGCGAGAGAAGGAGGACCGCTCGCTGGAACTGACCGAGCAGACCGAGGTCAGTCGCCATCGAGTCCCAGATTGA